The nucleotide window acgctcagctctcgcttcttctcccgcttcttcaaGAGGTTGACGACGAAGAGATAcgccacaggtcaaagtggggactaatccccaagaacccctcgcatagggcaacTGAACGTCGTAATGTGTTGGACCCCATTGAGAGtgaggtgctatagctccaccttgtagtaatgcagcagcccccaaaggaacttgtgggtgggggtggcgaatccccgctcgtgaAAGCGAGCGAAGGACACGACGTAGCCTTTGGGCGGCGATGACACGTCTTCATTGCTGGGCAACCGCCACTCATCAGCGGCGGTCCGTGGGCAAATGAGGCCAcggtgaacgaggccctccaagGCGCTGAGGGGTGATATCGGATCTGCACCACGACTCCATTGAACGATTGGGAGGGGTGGTTGGATACGAGCTTGACAACGACTGCAATGCAGGTGCGGGAGGACTCAGGCGATTGTCGACGAAGGTTAtagatgcaaaggcgaggaggcaaagtatgaaaccctagggcgaaccccttagttttataggggcgacggatgcgagaagggcaaccgtcctcctagatctccgtgcctaccatgatacaccaccacgtcacgtcgtgggatatgcgcccgcaatccctatcctttcccaccaaagtcacgCCAGGACGTTTCGCCTTCCCGGGCATACTAGGACTCTTTCCCGCAAAGGGGATACAGGTCAAGAAACATTTCTCTGGCTTGCCCGAGCCTAGGAAGTTCGAGGGCTAGGCCCAATAGTTTTGACTGACCGTCCTAACGAGGGATGGGCCCGTGAGCAGCCCAAAACTCAGGCAGCACGagcctcaagggagtctcgaTCTGCGATCGAGTCTCAACCAGGCTAACCCTGGACAAATCTCCGCAAATAGGATACTAGGGTTCCCTTTAAGTTATCCAGTTGTTGAAACACCAAATTTCacagccatacccacgaagggtccgaattaccccctgggcgattatatctgaatcacctgggggctcgagggctacacccgacgggtgagctcgcgcgcaccctctggtgaaTCGAAATACACCCCGAGCGATTCTTTCCGAATCACTCgaggctacacccatcaggtgcgctCGAGCGCACCCACTGGCGAATCAGAATACCCCCGACGATTTtttccgaatcacccgggggctcgggggctacacccatcaggtgcgctcacgtgcaccctctggcgaatcaaaataccccctggGTGATTCTTTCCGAATCAccccggggctcgggggctacacccatcagggtgcgctcgcgcgcaccccctagcaagtcaaatcacccccgggcgattctattcgaatcacccgggggctcgggggctactgtcggggaccgattactggggtacccaaagaggtggaactaataatcaTCAAGCACTGATGCTTCCGAATAggcaagaacgcaactacacttcttgccctgcGCCTCGCCTGGCCCTGAAGggttggctccgtctcgcccgacccccgagggatggactccgcctcgcccgacgtctgggggcagactccgcctcgcccgacgaccggggactggctctgcctcgcccgacgtctgagggttggctccgcctcgcccgacgtctaagggtaggctccacctcactcgacaGCTGAGGGCTGGCTTCACCTCGCCCGGTGGCTGATGGCAGggtctgcctcgctcgatggctgagggctggctccgcctcgctcgacgtctgcaCCCTGCCCCTTCATAATAATGAGCACAATGTAAGACAGGACACTCAGGTCAatcgcagtaccgaggaccatgccctgcgcgcCTGCGGTAAAGTACCGTCAGGGTGTGAcgggacaggcgctttaagccctcccaggcatgacagagcccgaatagtgttataggcgtcgacttttgtcctacagtgttgtgggcgccgccatcagccctcggacgtggatcctaacacaagcatacgacaaccactacagtcaggaggagaactcacatcatcaataGTAAcgaacgtatggtcacttccccatctgctccccgtagggtcacggcTCGGTACCCTGACGCGCCGCATCGTCGCCAAAGTAGGATGGGACGCGACCACTAGCTAACCGAAGCCAGGGCAtgaccctatcaggatcagcgaacgtgctatccctggcatggtctgccatgaCAGTAGGGCAGGCTCGAGGAAAAAAGGAAGATCTGGCACATTCGAAGGACCCTCTCTACCTCtgttttttttcctctttctcccatctgtaatccctgctcccccttggtctataaaagagagGGCAGGACGCCCCACTAAAGGCACGGATCAATTCGACACACATCACACATACAACcaagtagcaaccgagctcttggcatcctttcgacctttccatcagagacttgggacctgtccctctctcgaccgtttgtaccccctactatgaacctttttcgatgctaataacacgagcagcagcagactggatgtAGAgtcattctgcccgaaccagtataaactttgtgttatttagcacaccatccggacctaacgcgcaacaaatataaatttactatttggtgtttattcgaaacaccgacactattgCAAAACTTAGTTAATAATACAAAAAACAAAAGTAACAAGCTTAATTTCTTCCTATGCAAAGTACGGAATGACTAATACATAAGAATTTTTTCCAAACTAAAAGTACTGTTCATTTTTATTTTATTGAATACAACCATACTGCCTAAAGAGAGTTTAACTACTTCCTATGATCGTACATATAAGTCTATCGGTTTGttgtaagtcaaactttttatttTTTACCATCAATATCTCAAATTTCATATTAGACTGACGACACAAGTTTTGATACTACTAAAAAAAACATGAAGAATATTTTTGTAATATATAACTATTTATATTTAAGATAATACATTTAGAATAATATTGCTAGTCAAAGTGCAATATTGGAGACTGTATCGATGTCCTAGTGGACTTTTATTTGACTGTATGAAGTTAGACTTATTCTTAATCGATGCAAAGAAAAGATTTAAACACAATGAATTCCCACCTGAGCGTCAGTGCCACCAGCGCCAGCAGAAATATTAATTACAGCACCTTCCTTGTCATATGGTCCAGAAAAAAGCTGTGTCATCTCAAAGTTATCTAATGCCTTATTTAATGCCATTATAATCTTTGAGGCCTCCTCAAGAAGACCAGTATCTATATAATCTAATTCTTCAGTAAGCTTGACAATAGTCTCAGCTTCTTCAACCTACAAGTAGAAAAAGAACAGTACAACTAAGAATTAGTAGTGCTCATACCAAATTGTTGACGTACGGGCATACGGCATTCTCCTTCCACAAAAAGTGGTAGCATCTATAACTCCAAACTGTTGCAAGGATACATGCAGTACTAGATTTTTTTGTTATTAATTACTTAATTAGCTACCATGAACTGTACAAATATGCAGCAAATCTCATCGCTATTATCATAGAAACTGTGAAAATAGCACATTCAGTTCATCAGCAATGCTGTGAGTGGTCAAACCTGTAACTTGAAATCGTTGAGAAGCTTTACTCTGTCTTTGAGCTCTGTCAGAGAAACAAGTATCTCCTGTGCCCACTGCCTTGGAAGGGTCATCCCACAAGGAACTATCAGTGGACTTCTTCTCAAGCGCAGCGATATCCTCCTCAAGCTGTTCCAAACCGGCAGACTGCCTGACTTCATTGACACGCTCAAGAGCCAACTCAACATCCTTCCGCAAAGTGTAGAAATCTGTCGCAAATATCGAATGATATTTCATATTTGTTACGATCTCAGCGTGGGACAGAAGCCCACTACAACAAATCAAGCATGTGAGCAGAACGGTTACCCTGCAAGGCCCATTCTGCAGCCTCCGATTCATCCGCGACGCTTGGCTGGCTTCCGGCCCCGGCCGATGAGGATCGCACTGTGTTGACCCAAGTCTGTCAATGTTTCATCCAGAGAATAAGACAGCTAATAACGCATAAATCACCAAAATCTTTTGTCGAGCCAAACAAGCTGATGCAGAACAGTTACATCAGTTGGCAGATCATCGTGCCACTGCTCGGCGAGAAGTTTGTACCCACCAGCAAGATGTCATCGACATTCACAAACATGCGAAATTTATATTCTCCCAAAAAAGTGCAACTTTTGAAGCTCTATCAAAATTCCCAACAGTAGGCCGAACTCACCACAATTGCATCAGTCTTCTCAGGTAGCCTTATATTGCGGTTTACTCCACCCGGTATGATTTCTTCCGACTTGTACACTCCGGATGCTCAAACGCCATACAAGAATCCAGCAGACCTGGGTGTTTGCTCCAGTTCTCTCCGACCACAAAACCCATCGTGATCAGGACTAACCATATTCGATCAGGGCATTCCCATATGTACCTTAAAGCCTCTCATGTCATTAAAACGTCTTTTAAATTCTGTATGTTTCCAGGAATAGCTAAGCCATCTCACATGGGGCCATCTTATCTCCACATCAAAACCCCTGGACTTAATTTTGCTCATCATCCATGTGAACATCTGAAGTATACCAGGATACTAACATCCGGATTTTCTAAGCAGGTCACCCCATACATAGTGATACTAACATCTGAAGTTCACAGGGCGCACTATACAAACCACTATGCAGTTTTCTGATCTAAATAAATTCACTCAGCTCTTGTCTGATCCATACTACAAATACTAGCAGGCAAGAAAGATATGCAACATATAACCCGTTCCACCATTATATCATGTAAAAGTTCACAATTGCCGCAGCAGCAAAAGCTCAGACGAAAAACAACACAGGAACCAGACAAAAATGGCAGCAATTATCGCAGAATTCAGTTTAACTTATAATAGATAGCCGTCTTTGGGTGGGTGGGTGGCGGGGGCGGGGAGTACACACCACAGGCTCATAGGTTCAACACATTAATACATTCCCGAACTCAAACTTCATGATTCATTCAAACATAGCATTCCCAAAGTAATACTGGAGCAAACGTCCCTGATAGCACAAAAGGCAGAGTTTGTGGCTTGATACTTAAATCTCCTGAACAGTCAGACCTGCAAAGGGGAAATCATAATCAGTGAATGTGGCTACAGTTGAGCAATTCCACAGCCAAATTGTATgcacatcaatcataaaggaATAATAATTGACCCCACATCACAATGACTCAATATGATGATGCAAAGCATGTATAACTCAAGATTATAGCAAATAAACAGGATGATAATTCCATAGTATTTATTCTGAACAATTTATAATTGAAACATCTCTGGACATGCATATTGCATAGTGACACTTGTAACCATGAAATTGCATGATTTGGCACGTGCATAGTTCAGTTGGAACATCTCTGGGCATCACAACAAGCTGTGCAAATATGATAACAAATTTTATTCCCAAGCACTACTATCCTATTCATGTATTAGTACCATGGAAAAAATGATAACAGGAAGCCATAAGAACAAATAAATATATTTGCCTCTAATTGTGGAAGAAGCTCCGACTATAATCCAGACTATCCTCTAATTCATGACTGGTAGTCTTTCCAGAATAAGCGAATAACTGAATTTCCAGACTATATATCCTCTAATTTATGACTGGTAGTCTATCCAGAACAAGTGAATACTTGAATATGCAGACTATCCTCTAATTTATCACTTGTAGCATATCCTCTATCATTCAGAGGTTCAAGAATGAACAGAGCATAGATGTTTTTCCAAAGAGCTTGTGATATAATCATGAAACAAGCTGTATTTTTGAATGACGTCGAAACTTCCCATCGAATCCAAGTATACCTAATTACAACTAGGAATtatactactactgtctactgcgGGACATGCTACATCTATATAATTCTCGCGCAACAACATCACGACCTACACCCCTCAGTAACCACTAACGAATCATCACATAGCAATCGTGAAACGTCCAGTCCGGGGCTGGAATACGGAAGGCCCAACAGATCAGCAAGTAAGCAAATTAAAAAGAGCAGTAGCCGATGGATGTAGGGGGTAGGGACTACGGAGCACAGACCTGGCGGGAGCGACTGCTTGAGCTTGTTGGCCTTGTCGGCGTCGTGGACGCAGAGGGTGTAGAGGTACTTGGAGCAGCGCACCTTGAACTTGACGGCGTCCTTGGCCCGCTTGATCCGCACCGACCGCGCGTCCTTCCGCCGCGCCGTCAGCAGGAAGTCCTTGATCTCGTGGATCTGCTTCGGCTGCCGATGAAACAAAAGAGAATCACGAACGAGTCAGCCGTTTGCCCCGTCCGCCGCCGCTCAAGCGGGCGTCCAACCGTCAGCGTGTGGCgtgggaggagaggggagagaaATCTCACCATGGTGGTAGGCCTGTCGGAAGACGCTGCTATGCGAACCCGAAGATGAGAGACGAGAGAGCCCctgagacggcggcggcgggataTAGGAGAGAGGTTAAGGTTAGGGTTTGAGGAGGGGATTCTGAAGCGAGATCGCCTGATATGGGCCATAATCCCAGGCCCAGCTTTACATCGCTTTCGCTTGGGCCATGCCTAAAGCTTTGGAGTCTTCTTGGGCCATTCATAAAGCTATGAAATCTTCTTGGGCCATGCCGTCAACAATCCATAGGTATAACTTTTGATGAAAATCTAGTACCACAATTAACTTGATTAATTATGAATGCACGCAAATCTAACCATATTTGAATATCTTCGTAGAACAGACATCCCAGTTGTCCACCAAAGGACATAAAATGTAACATAACTAATACCAGGAGAGGGAGAGGTTATTTCACTTGTCACTGAAAGACCCAAACCGCTGCCAAACATGCTCAACTAAGTCCcttcttagttggctttgtgctggtTGAGCACAGATAGTATCATTTGTCCGGAGTACATTGGCGAAGCAATCAGCAGATCCATCATTGATGTTTGATGGTAGAACAACCGATATCCCTGAAGCTTCATTTGGATCAAAATAGGCACTTGCCATGTCTTTCTCATCCTCAATTGTCATGTTATGGAGTATGATGCAAGCTTGTATGA belongs to Miscanthus floridulus cultivar M001 chromosome 4, ASM1932011v1, whole genome shotgun sequence and includes:
- the LOC136550258 gene encoding large ribosomal subunit protein eL38z/eL38y-like, translated to MAHIRRSRFRIPSSNPNLNLSPISRRRRLRGSLVSHLRVRIAASSDRPTTMPKQIHEIKDFLLTARRKDARSVRIKRAKDAVKFKVRCSKYLYTLCVHDADKANKLKQSLPPGLTVQEI
- the LOC136549022 gene encoding peptide chain release factor PrfB1, chloroplastic-like, which produces MRGFKTWVNTVRSSSAGAGSQPSVADESEAAEWALQDFYTLRKDVELALERVNEVRQSAGLEQLEEDIAALEKKSTDSSLWDDPSKAVGTGDTCFSDRAQRQSKASQRFQVTGLTTHSIADELNVEEAETIVKLTEELDYIDTGLLEEASKIIMALNKALDNFEMTQLFSGPYDKEGAVINISAGAGGTDAQVGIHCV